In Vicia villosa cultivar HV-30 ecotype Madison, WI unplaced genomic scaffold, Vvil1.0 ctg.000009F_1_1_3, whole genome shotgun sequence, the following are encoded in one genomic region:
- the LOC131621564 gene encoding uncharacterized protein LOC131621564 — protein MGRGRGKGKKQSAIVEDLVSDEEDKVPAHRKRGRPIKPVTDENEEVVEVTEKIENGEENVNGNVSNNDLKTEVITVNKKKRKRSSQVKEKIEPMKEENGIRAKSSPTDSVKSTGFRQNGSRRKSKPRRAAEAGVDCK, from the coding sequence ATGGGTAGAGGCCGAGGAAAAGGGAAGAAGCAATCTGCTATTGTTGAGGATCTTGTAAGCGACGAAGAGGATAAAGTACCAGCTCACAGAAAAAGAGGGAGACCGATAAAACCAGTCACGGATGAAAACGAAGAAGTCGTTGAAGTAACTGAAAAGATAGAGAACGGCGAGGAGAATGTAAATGGCAATGTTTCCAACAATGATTTGAAAACTGAGGTTATCACTGTgaataaaaagaaaaggaaaaggtcTTCACAGGTTAAAGAAAAGATAGAACCAATGAAAGAGGAGAACGGCATCCGAGCAAAGTCTAGCCCTACTGATTCAGTGAAGTCTACTGGATTCCGACAAAATGGAAGCAGGCGTAAAAGCAAGCCTCGCCGCGCCGCAGAAGCTGGCGTAGATTGCAAGTGA
- the LOC131621563 gene encoding squamosa promoter-binding-like protein 9 → MDSENSSSEESSLNGLKFGQRIYFEDSSLANSSIANANANVSSSSGSKKGRGGSAQHSQPPRCQVEGCKVDLSDAKAYYSRHKVCSMHSKSPTVTVSGLQQRFCQQCSRFHQLAEFDQGKRSCRRRLAGHNERRRKPPPSSLLSSHFTRFSSSVFDNSGGGGSFLMEFASHPKLSLRNSLQSSGNQTSPLGWSWPGNSESPSDNFFLEGSVGGTSFPGARHPSEESYTGVTDSSCALSLLSNQTWGSRNTEPSLGLNNMLNFNETPPMTQLATSSQGVAMHQLPNTSCYFKDIDASSLSHEVVPDIGLGHMSQPLDSQLHGDLDLSQQGRRHYMDVEHSRAYESSQWSL, encoded by the exons ATGGATTCAGAAAACTCTTCTTCAGAAGAGTCCTCTCTAAATGGCTTGAAGTTTGGCCAAAGAATCTATTTTGAGGATTCATCTCTTGCAAACTCCTCTATTGCCAATGCCAATGCTAATGTTTCTTCTTCTAGTGGCTCCAAGAAAGGAAGAGGTGGTTCAGCTCAACACTCTCAACCTCCTAGGTGTCAAGTTGAGGGCTGTAAAGTAGATCTGAGTGATGCTAAAGCTTACTATTCTAGACACAAAGTTTGTAGCATGCACTCTAAGTCCCCTACTGTTACTGTTTCTGGTCTCCAACAAAGGTTTTGTCAACAGTGTAGCAG ATTTCATCAGCTTGCTGAGTTTGATCAAGGAAAAAGAAGTTGCCGCAGACGACTAGCTGGTCATAATGAGCGTCGCAGAAAGCCCCCACCCAGCTCTCTCTTATCCTCACATTTTACGCGATTTTCTTCATCTGTTTTTG ATAACAGCGGCGGAGGTGGCAGCTTCCTGATGGAATTCGCTTCACACCCGAAACTTAGCCTGAGAAATTCACTTCAATCATCTGGAAATCAAACCTCACCACTCGGTTGGTCTTGGCCGGGAAACTCGGAGTCGCCATCTGACAACTTTTTCTTGGAAGGTTCGGTGGGTGGGACAAGCTTCCCTGGTGCCAGGCATCCTTCCGAGGAAAGTTACACCGGAGTCACAGATTCAAGCTGTGCTCTCTCTCTTCTGTCAAATCAAACATGGGGTTCTAGAAACACAGAACCAAGTCTTGGATTGAATAACATGCTGAATTTCAACGAGACACCACCCATGACACAACTAGCTACATCTTCTCAAGGTGTAGCCATGCATCAACTTCCAAACACTTCATGTTATTTCAAGGACATTGATGCTAGTAGCCTTTCACACGAGGTTGTCCCTGATATTGGTCTAGGTCACATGTCGCAGCCTCTCGATAGCCAACTTCATGGTGATCTTGATCTGTCGCAGCAGGGAAGGAGGCATTATATGGATGTAGAGCACTCCAGGGCCTATGAATCTTCTCAATGGTCACTTTAA
- the LOC131621546 gene encoding protein STRUBBELIG-RECEPTOR FAMILY 2-like, which translates to RIGGNKFHAADNYPPLTSPVGTLSVEHNTSRPPTTNTNAIKNYAPPKVREHKHKKKQFGPGGIAFIAAGGTIMATGVALLIAIRLNKLHSQSRNKNYSESNDISIHSHPTSASIEVSSAELDDRPLLLPINIAPLLGPMKFPSLHHNNVEETSRRSYSKRGRSTRRTKIYTIAELQLATNFFNEGNLLGEGSLGSVYKAKFPDGKVQSQTLFQTLKLSFHHV; encoded by the exons AGGATTGGTGGGAATAAATTCCATGCAGCGGACAACTATCCCCCATTGACTTCACCTGTGGGGACATTATCAGTTGAGCATAATACTAGTCGCCCGCCCACAACTAATACAAATGCCATCAAGAACTATGCTCCTCCCAAAGTACGTGAGCACAAGCATAAGAAGAAACAATTCGGTCCTGGAGGAATTGCTTTTATTGCTGCTGGAGGAACAATAATGGCTACAGGTGTGGCACTCCTTATTGCAATCCGGTTAAACAAACTGCATTCTCAAAGCCGGAACAAGAATTACTCAGAAAGCAATGATATCTCTATTCATTCTCATCCAACCAGTGCAAGCATAG AGGTGTCTTCTGCTGAACTAGACGACAGGCCACTTCTCCTACCTATCAACATTGCACCTCTTTTGGGTCCAATGAAATTTCCTTCCCTGCACCATAACAATGTAGAGGAAACATCAAGAAGAAGTTATTCCAAAAGAGGCAGATCTACTAGAAGGACAAAAATCTATACCATTGCGGAGCTTCAGCTGGCTACTAACTTCTTCAATGAAGGCAACCTTCTGGGAGAAGGATCTCTTGGTTCTGTTTACAAAGCTAAATTTCCTGATGGCAAAGTACAatctcaaactcttttccaaacaCTGAAATTGTCTTTTCATCACGTTTAG